One part of the Flavobacterium johnsoniae UW101 genome encodes these proteins:
- the msrA gene encoding peptide-methionine (S)-S-oxide reductase MsrA: MKNIFLICLLAFSLNGISQNKKANLETITLGGGCYWCVEAVYENLDGVKSVVSGFSGGKTANPSYEEVCTGTTGHAEVVQITYDKNITDINEIFKVFFTVHDPTTLNRQGADVGTQYRSVIFYKNDEQKKAAESIIAELNKAKVYNNPIVTKVEPFKVFYKAEDYHQNYYANNKNQPYCKMVIQPKLEKFEKVFKDKLKKK, encoded by the coding sequence ATGAAAAATATATTTTTAATATGTCTTTTAGCATTTTCGCTGAATGGCATTTCGCAAAATAAAAAGGCGAATTTAGAAACCATTACACTAGGCGGAGGCTGTTACTGGTGCGTTGAAGCTGTTTATGAAAATCTGGACGGAGTAAAATCTGTTGTTTCAGGATTTTCAGGAGGAAAAACCGCAAATCCTTCTTACGAAGAAGTCTGCACTGGAACAACTGGTCATGCCGAAGTAGTTCAAATAACATACGACAAAAACATAACTGATATTAATGAAATCTTCAAAGTCTTTTTTACGGTTCACGATCCCACAACTTTAAATCGTCAGGGAGCTGATGTTGGAACACAATACCGTTCTGTTATTTTCTACAAAAATGACGAACAAAAAAAAGCTGCTGAAAGTATTATTGCTGAATTGAACAAAGCAAAAGTGTACAACAACCCAATTGTAACAAAAGTAGAGCCTTTTAAAGTTTTTTACAAAGCCGAAGATTACCATCAAAATTATTATGCAAACAATAAAAACCAGCCGTATTGCAAAATGGTAATTCAGCCCAAACTAGAAAAGTTTGAAAAAGTTTTTAAAGACAAACTCAAAAAGAAATAA
- a CDS encoding carboxymuconolactone decarboxylase family protein, which produces METRLNLFEQGQKAVSTLFGISGYLKKATIESSLMELINFRISQINNCGYCLDMHSKEALAAGETTQRLFGLSVWREAPYYTKRERVALALAEAVNACDVPDEIYEIAKAEFTEQELIDLTLAVAAINAWNRLNITFVNTPGTYRVGQFG; this is translated from the coding sequence ATGGAAACTAGACTTAATTTATTCGAACAAGGTCAAAAAGCAGTTAGTACATTATTTGGAATAAGCGGTTACTTAAAAAAAGCAACAATCGAATCATCTCTTATGGAATTAATCAATTTTAGAATCTCTCAAATCAACAACTGCGGTTATTGTTTAGACATGCATTCAAAAGAAGCTTTAGCCGCTGGAGAAACAACACAGCGTTTATTTGGATTAAGCGTTTGGAGAGAAGCCCCTTATTACACAAAAAGAGAAAGAGTTGCTCTTGCTTTGGCAGAAGCCGTGAATGCTTGTGATGTTCCAGACGAAATCTACGAAATCGCAAAAGCTGAATTTACAGAACAAGAATTAATCGATCTTACACTTGCTGTTGCTGCAATTAATGCTTGGAATCGCCTAAACATTACCTTTGTTAATACACCAGGAACTTACAGAGTGGGACAATTCGGGTAA
- a CDS encoding YciI family protein: MNEFLLIFRRDFKTKETQPSPEELQQHLQQWQNWFGSLAAQDKLARPLQRWDGQGKLVNSNKGITDGPFVEIKESIGGLIIIKAKDYDEATEIAQGCPVLNFGGNVEIRMAV; the protein is encoded by the coding sequence ATGAATGAGTTTTTATTGATTTTCAGAAGAGATTTTAAAACAAAAGAAACACAGCCGTCTCCAGAAGAATTGCAGCAGCATTTACAGCAATGGCAAAACTGGTTTGGAAGTCTTGCTGCTCAAGATAAATTAGCAAGACCTTTACAACGCTGGGACGGACAAGGAAAACTTGTAAATTCAAATAAAGGAATTACCGACGGGCCTTTTGTTGAAATCAAAGAATCGATTGGAGGTTTAATAATCATAAAAGCTAAAGATTATGATGAAGCTACAGAAATTGCGCAGGGATGCCCGGTGTTGAATTTTGGCGGAAATGTCGAAATTAGAATGGCGGTTTAG
- a CDS encoding RNA polymerase sigma factor → MEHKELIPNLFRTEYQKIVSVLCSLFGIQHIEIAEDIVSDTFLTASETWAIKGIPENPSAWLYTVAKNKTKNYLKRNNLFETKIVTEIKHNTPLNNPQIDIDLSDQNIADSQLAMIFTVSNPCNSEEAQIALALNLLCGFGVGEISDAFLSNKEVIYKRINRAKEKLKEENIKIQHPNSSEIKDRIQTVLKTIYLLYSEGYYSISQNTTLRKDLCTEAMRLTYLLIENESTNLPQTNALMALMCFHSSRFDARTGLKGEIILYEDQDQSLWNQELINKGTYFLSQSSTGNSLSKYHLEAGIAYWHTIKKETIEKWENILELYNNLIILEYSPIAALNRTYALSKVKGKEEAIKEAEKLNLTDNHFYYSLLGNLYSEVDPNKALPHFETAFGLAKTASDKNIISKNIEQLKTN, encoded by the coding sequence ATGGAGCACAAAGAACTTATTCCCAATTTATTCAGAACCGAATATCAAAAAATAGTTTCAGTTCTCTGCAGCTTATTCGGAATTCAGCATATAGAAATTGCAGAAGATATTGTAAGCGACACTTTTTTGACTGCTTCAGAAACCTGGGCCATCAAAGGAATTCCAGAAAATCCAAGTGCGTGGTTGTATACTGTTGCCAAAAATAAAACCAAAAACTATCTGAAAAGAAATAACCTTTTTGAGACCAAAATAGTTACCGAAATAAAACACAATACTCCATTAAACAATCCCCAAATCGACATTGATTTATCTGATCAAAATATTGCCGATAGTCAGCTCGCGATGATATTTACGGTTTCTAATCCGTGTAATTCTGAAGAAGCTCAAATTGCTCTTGCTTTAAATTTACTGTGTGGTTTTGGAGTTGGTGAAATCTCTGATGCTTTTTTATCTAATAAAGAAGTTATTTACAAAAGGATAAATCGCGCCAAAGAAAAACTGAAGGAAGAAAATATAAAAATTCAACATCCGAATAGCTCTGAAATAAAAGACAGAATCCAAACAGTTCTCAAAACGATTTATCTGCTTTATTCCGAAGGCTACTACTCTATTTCGCAAAATACCACTTTACGAAAGGACCTTTGTACCGAAGCCATGCGTTTGACTTATTTATTGATTGAGAACGAAAGCACCAATCTGCCTCAGACTAACGCTTTAATGGCGCTGATGTGTTTTCATTCTTCAAGATTTGATGCCCGAACTGGTTTAAAGGGTGAAATTATTTTATACGAAGATCAGGATCAATCGCTTTGGAATCAGGAATTAATAAACAAAGGAACTTATTTTCTGAGTCAGTCCTCAACTGGAAATTCACTTTCAAAATACCACTTAGAAGCCGGAATTGCGTATTGGCATACTATTAAAAAAGAAACCATAGAGAAATGGGAAAATATTCTGGAACTCTACAACAATCTAATTATTTTAGAATATTCGCCAATTGCAGCATTAAACAGAACTTATGCTTTATCTAAAGTTAAAGGTAAAGAAGAAGCCATTAAAGAAGCCGAAAAATTGAATTTAACAGACAATCATTTTTATTATTCTTTACTCGGAAATCTCTATTCTGAAGTTGATCCAAATAAAGCATTACCACATTTTGAAACCGCATTTGGTTTAGCCAAAACGGCATCCGACAAAAACATTATCAGCAAAAACATTGAGCAATTGAAAACAAATTAG